The Methanobacteriaceae archaeon genomic interval AGGAAATCAATTAGCTAAAAAACTATCAAAAGATATTCAAGGTTTGGGATCGTACCCAGATATGCAAATAAGGCGCAGAATCATGGGAATGACCCGTAAATATATCAAAGACATAGAGAGTCTTCCTAAACATATTAATAAGCTGGAACTTGATGTTTATCCTTCTGGATGCTGTTGGTGATCACTGTTATCCATCTGTAATGGGTTTTATTATCAAACATTACAGATCATCTATTAATTGATAACTAAATTATCCCTGCAAGTATCTAAGTAATTAGGGAGGCTTAACATGGGAAAAGCAGAAGAAATAAGTACAACTAAGTATCTCATTCACGCTCAAATTAATGCTAATGGAATCGTGGAAAAGCCTGACGTGGTTGGTGCCATATTTGGCCAAACAGAAGGGCTTTTAAGTAATGATTTAGATTTAAGAGAACTACAAAAAACTGGGAGAATAGGTCGAATTAAAGTAAATATCACCTCCCGAGGAGGTCGATCTAAAGGAGAAATTGTTATACCTTCCAGTCTAGACCGAGTAGAAACCGCCATATTAGCTGCATCTTTGGAGACCATAAACCGAGTAGGGCCCTGCGAGGCTTATATTCAAGTTTCTAAAGTAGAAGATGTTCGTGCAGTTAAAAGGAAAAAAGTAGTGGACCGGGCAAAAGAAATTTATGCCGGAATGATGGATGAAGTCACTCCTGAAAGTCTGAAAATGATTGAAGAAGTGAAAGAGGCCATGCGTATCCACGAAATAACCGATTTTGGGGATGAAAAACTCCCTGCAGGCCCAAATGTCCATACTTCAGACGCCATTCTAGTAGTAGAAGGTCGATCTGATGTCCTAAATCTTTTAAAACATGGAATTAAAAATGCCATTGCTGTGGAAGGCGTAAGTGTTCCAAAGACTGTGGCCGATTTAACCCGTAAAAAGACCGTTACTGCATTTGTAGACGGTGATAGGGGTGGAGAACTGATTTTAAAAGAACTTCTCCAAGTAGGAGAAATTGATTACGTTACTCGAGCTCCTAGAGGAAAAGAAGTAGAAGATTTGGGTAAAGATGAGATTATGGTTGCTCTTAGAGATAAAATGCCTATAGAACAAATGTTACATGATTTAGGCATTAAAGTAGAACCTAAGAGTGAAGATAAAATGGTGGTTCTCAAAAACATCTTGGACGAATTAGAGGGTTCTGGGAATGCTGAGATATTAGATGATGCTTTAAACATCTTAAAAGAAGTTAAAGTAGAAAATTTATACGATGAATTAAAAAGAATTAATAACCACCCCTACGCTGTAGTTTTTGACGGTGTAGTTAGTCAGAGACTTCTTGATATTGCCCATGAGAAAGGTATTAAACATATCGTTGCCATTCGATCTGGGGAAATTGTCAAAAAGCCTGAAAAAGTGAAATTAATTACTCGCTAATTTAATAAATAAGATTTATAATCTTATATTAAATATTCTTTTAAAAAAAGAATATTATAAACAAAAACGGAAGATTTCTTCCAAATTTTATTTTTTTATAATTTTTTAATAGCTAAATTCAAAATTAAATTCCAACTGTTATAATAATTCCATTCAAAGTTTAATAAAAATTATTATGAGTAAATTTGAAGGAAATTATAGATAAATTGTACTAAATAATGCAAGAAGGCATCAAGATGTACATAAATATCAAAAACAATCCGGAAAATATTGAAACCAGTAAAGATATTATTATTCCTAAAGATCCTCTAGAAAGGGTTATAGGACATGAAGATATTATCCAAGTCGTTAAAATTGCAGCAAAGCAAAGAAGAAATCTTTTACTAGTAGGCCCGCCAGGAATTGGAAAATCTCTTATTGCTCAGGCCATTTCTTTTCATTTAAATCAACCTTCTGAGGAAATAAGTGCCGTTCACAACCCTGAGAGACCAGAACGTCCTTTTATAGAAATTAAAACTCGAAAAGAAATCATAGCAGATAAAATAGCTATTGAAAAAGCAGAAGGAGAATTTATAGATCCTAAAAATGTCCCAAATGCTGTTTCGGAACGATTAGGATTTAAATGTATGCATTGTGGAGATTATAATAGTGTATATGAAAGTATATGCCCTAATTGTGGAGGGGACAAATTTTCACATATTAATACCCGAAGAAAACATTTGGGAGACCTTTTAGGCATGTTTGAAATGAGTTCCGGACCAGTAAACATTCCTCAAGATAGAGTAACTACTACTCGTGAAATAAATGGTCGAGAAGAGGTAGTAATTTATGAGAGATTGGGAGGAGACCAGATCAAAGTTCTTGATCAAAAAGCCCTGGAAAAACGAAGAGAATTAGTAGATGAAAAACCCATGCACGTGGTAGTTCCTCTTAA includes:
- the dnaG gene encoding DNA primase DnaG, coding for MGKAEEISTTKYLIHAQINANGIVEKPDVVGAIFGQTEGLLSNDLDLRELQKTGRIGRIKVNITSRGGRSKGEIVIPSSLDRVETAILAASLETINRVGPCEAYIQVSKVEDVRAVKRKKVVDRAKEIYAGMMDEVTPESLKMIEEVKEAMRIHEITDFGDEKLPAGPNVHTSDAILVVEGRSDVLNLLKHGIKNAIAVEGVSVPKTVADLTRKKTVTAFVDGDRGGELILKELLQVGEIDYVTRAPRGKEVEDLGKDEIMVALRDKMPIEQMLHDLGIKVEPKSEDKMVVLKNILDELEGSGNAEILDDALNILKEVKVENLYDELKRINNHPYAVVFDGVVSQRLLDIAHEKGIKHIVAIRSGEIVKKPEKVKLITR